The proteins below are encoded in one region of Hyla sarda isolate aHylSar1 unplaced genomic scaffold, aHylSar1.hap1 scaffold_1832, whole genome shotgun sequence:
- the LOC130314544 gene encoding TATA box-binding protein-associated factor, RNA polymerase I, subunit C-like isoform X1: MEAEFSVCTRSGSLYLWDVESGLQRVRQDAENLIFRDDSGWWWSDFTSHPRVLTFADRTGVQLVDIRVPNSEGRDLFRIGQESKYQCGERVMITRSLRETDPAHCLVTTQFSLYIMDERFPLVPVTKWDHMLEEPPTYVCAIPGDTIDRPNNKILLGTQHSQETLMVQYSGGGSSSCRLHLPALYLPRLCKSLDHLAPLLPHHQDTVLPRLQSPLAGLASASLGSDRDLLLVFQLTAAGDLFIQRLLQKAANTPDDITVQSPVSDSAPEEPVASTSHQSAPEDEAVSCSAMSSHLVSPGTFPSPLRSNSSFCRWLHDLYRARPQGGPAPRPRCSLQQRSLSEKMRDNTPEVSRLREHLRQTMRRGVLVPPEATSPRLEAVHTDGWKDPLSERLTASWEGALGLWWEDLLGTNKEKKIRALREKRLRLKRARTRSALSGSFTSIASEPYEREAASPWSGDSAPGLDSSADLIAVPSTSEDPAGDSSAITVLSSQSLQVKGIPHEKRLVLREFLSSTVTAPAPLPTASQPHSQSQPHSQSQPHSQSQPHSQSQAVSQPHAQLEPFPQSLFQPLSESQSLFQSQPLSQSQPLSQSQSLSQSRSLQSQASRKRFRMGF; this comes from the exons ATGGAGGCGGAGTTCTCTGTGTGCACGCGGAGCGGTTCTCTGTACCTGTGGGACGTGGAGAGTGG GTTACAGCGCGTGCGGCAGGATGCAGAGAACCTGATATTCCGTGATGACTCTGGGTGGTGGTGGAGCGACTTCACATCTCACCCTCGGGTGCTGACCTTCGCGGACAGGACGGGG GTGCAGCTGGTGGACATCAGG GTTCCCAATTCAGAGGGACGGGACCTTTTCCGCATTGGGCAGGAGAGTAAATATCAGTGCGGAGAACGAGTGATGATAACACGGAGCCTGCGGGAGACCGATCCGGCGCACTGCCTGGTGACcactcag TTCTCTCTATACATCATGGATGAGCGCTTTCCTTTGGTGCCCGTGACTAAATGGGATCACATGCTGGAGGAACCTCCCACGTATGTCTGCGCCATTCCTGGAGACACCATTGACCGCCCCAACAACAAGATCCTGCTCGGCACTCAGCACAGTCAGGAGACGCTCATGGTGCAATACTCGG gtggtggctccagctccTGTCGACTGCACTTACCGGCTCTATATCTGCCACGGCTTTGCAAGTCTCTGGATCATCTGGCTCCGCTGCTGCCTCATCACCAGGACACAGTGCTCCCGAGGCTGCAGTCCCCGCTGGCCG GTTTGGCGTCTGCTTCCTTGGGATCGGACAGAGATCTCTTGCTGGTTTTCCAGTTGACTGCCGCCGGTGATCTTTTCATCCAGAGACTCTTACAGAAGGCGGCCAACACACCAGATGACATTACAGTACAGTCCCCTGTGTCTGACTCCGCCCCTGAGGAGCCAGTTGCTAGCACCTCCCACCAGTCAGCCCCTGAGGATGAGGCTGTAAGCTGCAGTGCTATGTCTAGTCACCTGGTTTCTCCCGGCACTTTCCCCTCACCCCTGCGGTCTAATAGTAGCTTCTGCAGGTGGCTCCATGATTTGTACAGAGCCCGCCCCCAAGGAGGGCCTGCCCCCCGCCCACGATGCTCACTACAACAACGTTCCCTTTCAGAGAAGATGAGGGACAACACCCCAGAAGTGTCCAGACTGAGGGAGCATCTACGGCAGACTATGAGGAGGGGAGTGCTCGTCCCCCCAGAGGCCACATCCCCCAGGTTAGAGGCCGTCCATACAGATGGCTGGAAGGATCCACTGAGCGAGCGTCTGACAGCGTCCTGGGAGGGGGCACTGGGGCTGTGGTGGGAGGATCTACTGGggacaaacaaggagaagaagaTCCGGGCGCTGAGAGAAAAACGACTAAGACTGAAACGGGCCCGGACCCGAAGCGCGCTGTCCGGGAGCTTCACCTCAATCGCCTCCGAACCTTATGAGAGAGAGGCCGCCTCTCCGTGGTCAGGGGACAGTGCCCCAGGGTTAGACTCATCTGCTGACCTCATAGCAGTGCCCTCCACCAGTGAGGACCCTGCAGGAGACTCCTCAGCCATCACAGTCCTCTCCTCACAGTCTCTACAGGTCAAAGGAATCCCGCACGAGAAGAGACTGGTGCTGCGAGAGTTCCTCTCCTCCACTGTGACCGCTCCCGCACCTCTGCCCACGGCCTCCCAGCCACACTCTCAGTCCCAGCCACACTCCCAGTCCCAGCCACACTCCCAGTCCCAGCCACACTCTCAGTCCCAGGCTGTGTCCCAGCCACACGCTCAGTTGGAGCCATTCCCCCAGTCACTCTTCCAGCCACTCTCTGAATCGCAGTCACTCTTCCAGTCCCAGCCCCTCTCTCAGTCCCAGCCCCTCTCTCAGTCGCAGTCACTTTCCCAATCTCGGTCCTTGCAGTCTCAGGCCTCGAGGAAGAGATTTCGGATGGGATTTTAA
- the LOC130314544 gene encoding TATA box-binding protein-associated factor, RNA polymerase I, subunit C-like isoform X3: MITRSLRETDPAHCLVTTQFSLYIMDERFPLVPVTKWDHMLEEPPTYVCAIPGDTIDRPNNKILLGTQHSQETLMVQYSGGGSSSCRLHLPALYLPRLCKSLDHLAPLLPHHQDTVLPRLQSPLAGLASASLGSDRDLLLVFQLTAAGDLFIQRLLQKAANTPDDITVQSPVSDSAPEEPVASTSHQSAPEDEAVSCSAMSSHLVSPGTFPSPLRSNSSFCRWLHDLYRARPQGGPAPRPRCSLQQRSLSEKMRDNTPEVSRLREHLRQTMRRGVLVPPEATSPRLEAVHTDGWKDPLSERLTASWEGALGLWWEDLLGTNKEKKIRALREKRLRLKRARTRSALSGSFTSIASEPYEREAASPWSGDSAPGLDSSADLIAVPSTSEDPAGDSSAITVLSSQSLQVKGIPHEKRLVLREFLSSTVTAPAPLPTASQPHSQSQPHSQSQPHSQSQPHSQSQAVSQPHAQLEPFPQSLFQPLSESQSLFQSQPLSQSQPLSQSQSLSQSRSLQSQASRKRFRMGF; encoded by the exons ATGATAACACGGAGCCTGCGGGAGACCGATCCGGCGCACTGCCTGGTGACcactcag TTCTCTCTATACATCATGGATGAGCGCTTTCCTTTGGTGCCCGTGACTAAATGGGATCACATGCTGGAGGAACCTCCCACGTATGTCTGCGCCATTCCTGGAGACACCATTGACCGCCCCAACAACAAGATCCTGCTCGGCACTCAGCACAGTCAGGAGACGCTCATGGTGCAATACTCGG gtggtggctccagctccTGTCGACTGCACTTACCGGCTCTATATCTGCCACGGCTTTGCAAGTCTCTGGATCATCTGGCTCCGCTGCTGCCTCATCACCAGGACACAGTGCTCCCGAGGCTGCAGTCCCCGCTGGCCG GTTTGGCGTCTGCTTCCTTGGGATCGGACAGAGATCTCTTGCTGGTTTTCCAGTTGACTGCCGCCGGTGATCTTTTCATCCAGAGACTCTTACAGAAGGCGGCCAACACACCAGATGACATTACAGTACAGTCCCCTGTGTCTGACTCCGCCCCTGAGGAGCCAGTTGCTAGCACCTCCCACCAGTCAGCCCCTGAGGATGAGGCTGTAAGCTGCAGTGCTATGTCTAGTCACCTGGTTTCTCCCGGCACTTTCCCCTCACCCCTGCGGTCTAATAGTAGCTTCTGCAGGTGGCTCCATGATTTGTACAGAGCCCGCCCCCAAGGAGGGCCTGCCCCCCGCCCACGATGCTCACTACAACAACGTTCCCTTTCAGAGAAGATGAGGGACAACACCCCAGAAGTGTCCAGACTGAGGGAGCATCTACGGCAGACTATGAGGAGGGGAGTGCTCGTCCCCCCAGAGGCCACATCCCCCAGGTTAGAGGCCGTCCATACAGATGGCTGGAAGGATCCACTGAGCGAGCGTCTGACAGCGTCCTGGGAGGGGGCACTGGGGCTGTGGTGGGAGGATCTACTGGggacaaacaaggagaagaagaTCCGGGCGCTGAGAGAAAAACGACTAAGACTGAAACGGGCCCGGACCCGAAGCGCGCTGTCCGGGAGCTTCACCTCAATCGCCTCCGAACCTTATGAGAGAGAGGCCGCCTCTCCGTGGTCAGGGGACAGTGCCCCAGGGTTAGACTCATCTGCTGACCTCATAGCAGTGCCCTCCACCAGTGAGGACCCTGCAGGAGACTCCTCAGCCATCACAGTCCTCTCCTCACAGTCTCTACAGGTCAAAGGAATCCCGCACGAGAAGAGACTGGTGCTGCGAGAGTTCCTCTCCTCCACTGTGACCGCTCCCGCACCTCTGCCCACGGCCTCCCAGCCACACTCTCAGTCCCAGCCACACTCCCAGTCCCAGCCACACTCCCAGTCCCAGCCACACTCTCAGTCCCAGGCTGTGTCCCAGCCACACGCTCAGTTGGAGCCATTCCCCCAGTCACTCTTCCAGCCACTCTCTGAATCGCAGTCACTCTTCCAGTCCCAGCCCCTCTCTCAGTCCCAGCCCCTCTCTCAGTCGCAGTCACTTTCCCAATCTCGGTCCTTGCAGTCTCAGGCCTCGAGGAAGAGATTTCGGATGGGATTTTAA